The DNA window AAGATATTGTTAAGCATCGCATTCAGCAAATGAACGTTAACCTTATTGCTGTTGATGAAGCACACTGCATTAGTCAATGGGGAAATGATTTTAGACCTGCTTATAAAAACATTAGCTTATTAAGAGAATTACAACCAAGTGTTAACATTATTGCACTAACGGCAACAGCAAAACCTAAAGTCATTGATGAGACAATAGTTGAATTAGATTTTATTGCGCCTAAAATTTTCAAAGCCTCTTTTAGCAGACCAAACATTGCTTATAAAGTTGTTTATAGTGAAGACAAACTCTATGATTTAGAACGTTTATTAAAAGCACACAAAGGGGCTTCAATTATATATGTGCGAAGTAGAAAATTAACCATTGAAATTCATGAGCAGTTAGAAAAACTAGGATTTAGTTCTACGTTTTTCCATGGAGGCATTCCAACAAAAGATAAGCAAGTACGATTAGACCAATGGATGAACAACCAAAAAGAAATTATGGTTGCAACGACTGCTTTTGGAATGGGAATTGATAAACCTGATGTAAAAACTGTTTTTCATATTAATTTACCAGAAAGTCTCGAAAGTTATTATCAAGAAGCTGGACGAGCTGGAAGAAACAATGAAAATGCATTCGCGATATTACTAACCAACAAATCTGACGAACAACGTTTAAAAAGTCAATTTATAAACACATTACCATCAGTAGATTATATTAAGGCAGTCTACAGAAAACTCTGTAACTATTTTCAGATTTCTTATGGTGAAGGTGAATTTTCATCGCATCAATTTAATTTTAACACCTTTTGTAAAACTTACGATTTCAAAACAACGCAGACCTTTAACACACTTCAAATTTTAGATAGAAATAGTATCATAAAACTATCACAGCAATTTAATTATAAAACGACATTACAATTCATTATCAGTAGTGCTGCTTTATTTGCTTATCTAGAACGGCATAAACATATTGAACTTATTATTAAGTCTATCCTTAGAACCTATGGTGGAATTTTCGAACATACATTAGCTATTAACCTTACACTTATTGCTGGAAAAACAGCAACAACAGAAAAACAAATTATAGCAGTTTTGCAACAATTAGATAGAGATGACGTGGTTGACTTTATGTATTCTAATACAGATTCTGAAATTGTGTTCCTTCAGCCTAGAGAAGATGATAAAACAATTAATAGAATAATAACAATTGTTGAGCAACAACAAGATTTGAAAAGGCTTCAGGTAAATGAAGTTTTAAAATACATTGAAAATAATTCCGTATGCAAACAGTTACAATTACTAAATTATTTTGGGGAAGATTCAGTTGAAACTTGTGGTAAATGCTCGGTGTGTATCGCAAATTCAAAATCTAAAAATTCAAGTGATATAAAAACCATTCAGAAGCATATTATTTCAATATTAACAAATAAGAATTGTAATTCAAGACAGCTTACAGAAGCTTTACCATATAAAGACACTGAAATTTTTGACGTTTTAAAACTATTATTAGAACATCAAATTATAGAAACTACACCATCAAACACCTACAAAATAAAATAACTATGAGTAACGACACCTTAAGAATCGTATTTATGGGCACACCAGATTTTGCTGTTGCCACATTAAAAACTTTAGTTGATGCCAATTATAACATTGTTGGAGTCATTACAGCTCCAGACAAGCCTGCAGGACGTGGTAGAAAACTAAACGAATCTGCTGTTAAAAAGTATGCACAATCTGAAGGGCTAAACATTTTACAACCTACAAATCTAAAAGCAGAATCTTTTTTAGAAGAATTAAAAGCTTTAGAAGCCAACTTACAAATCATAGTCGCTTTTAGAATGCTTCCAGAGGTTGTTTGGAGCATGCCTAAACATGGCACATTTAATCTTCATGCATCACTGTTACCAAACTACAGAGGCGCAGCACCAATACATTGGGCCATTATTAATGGAGAAACTAAAACTGGTGTAACAACCTTTTTTATAGATGAAAAGATTGACACTGGAGCGATGATTCTTCAAGAGGAAATTACGATTGAACCCGATGAAACAGTTGGAACACTTCATGATAAGCTTATGGAGATTGGTAGTAAACTTGTTTTAAAAACAGTTCAGTTAATTGAAGATGACGCAGTAGAAACTACGATTCAGCCAAATACTGAAGAGTTAAAAACCGCATATAAACTGAATAAGGGCAATTGCAAGATTGATTGGACTTTACCTATTGATGATATTTATAATAAAATTAGAGGCTTAAATCCGTTTCCATCTGCTTGGTCTGACCTTAATAATGAAAATGAAACAGTAACTGTCAAGATTTTTAAAATTGAAAAAGAAGTCGAAACCCATCATTTAGATATTGGAACACTCCTCAGTAATAAAAATGAATTGAAAGTAGCTGTAACTGATGGATTTATAAATATCATAGAAATTCAATTACCTGGTAAACGAAAAATGAATATAAAATCTTTATTAAATGGATATCATTTTGATAAAAACGCAAAACTGCTCTAAACCCTTATTACCATTGATATTATAAAAAATCCGATAAAATGCACATCCTTTATTAACAAATCAACTAAGTTATCAACAAATAACTGTATTTCCCTTGCTATTACTTGCGTAGATGGATTTTACATATAAATTTGTAAGAGGATTTAACAAAAATGTTTAACCCAACTATTTATTAATAATTTAAAATTTAATTTTTATGAACAAAACAGATTTAATCAATGGAATGGCAGAAAATGCTGGAATTACAAAAGCAGCTGCTAAGAAAGCATTAGATTCATTATTAATCGACATCGAAGGATCTTTACAAAAAGGAAACAGAGTTTCTTTAGTTGGATTCGGTTCTTGGTCAGTTTCTAGAAGATCTGCAAGAGAAGGAAGAAACCCTCAAACTGGTAAGACTATACAAATCAAAGCTAAAAACGTAGTAAAGTTTAAAGCTGGTTCTGATTTAGGTAAAGCTGTAAACTAAGCAACACTTAAAAATAGATTTAAAGCCCACTTTTTTAAAGTGGGCTTTTTCTTTTATATAACTTCTACCATATAAGAAATTTCAAGTATTTGGTTTAGTTATAAAATTTATTGGTTTTTAAAGAAATATGTTTTAGATTTAGTACATATATCATATGCTATGATTACCATAAAGCCCAAAAAAGGTGATTTATTAATTGCAGAGCCATCCATAATTGGTGATTTATCTTTTAATAGATCCGTTATACTACTTGCTGATTATAACAGTCAAGGTTCTATTGGTTTTATTTTAAACAAACCATTAGAGTACACCCTTCAGGATTTAATACCCGAAACTCAAGCGGACTTTAAAGTATTTAATGGTGGTCCTGTTGAACAAGACAATTTGTATTTTATACATCAGGTACCAGAATTAATTCCAGATAGTATTGAGATTTCTTTAGGTATTTTTTGGGGCGGAAACTTTGATGTTGTTTTAAAATTACTTGAAGAAAACAAACTCTCAAATTCAGATATACGTTTCTTTCTTGGATATTCAGGATGGGATTCTCAACAACTTGAAAACGAATTACTTTCGAACTCTTGGATTATTACTAAGAATGTCTATAAAGAGGAACTTATAGAGAAATGCTGTGAGACGTTCTGGAAAGAAAAAATGTTAGAATTAGGAGGCAACTATCAATTATGGTCTAACGCTCCTGAAAATCCGAGTTATAATTAAGATACTCTTAATTTGATATTTAATCGTCTTATAATATCTTCAGCAATTGTTGTTACAAACTCTTTTTTACGGTATTTTAGTATGGGCTGAATTCCTGTAATGACATTACTTAAAAACAACTCATCTGCTTTTTGTAGTTCAAAAGGTGAAATAGATGCTTCTTCAATAACGTAATCACCAGAATTCACAATCACTTCTATAAGCTGTTTTCTCATGATTCCTTTTAAACATCCATCTTCTAAAGGTGGCGTTTTTATGGTTTCACCAGAGACAACAAATAGGTTTCCGTTTAACGCTTCAACAACGTTCTTATTGGTGTTTAACAATAAACAATTCTCCCAACCATTTTCATCAGCATAGATGCTGCCTAAAACATTAATGGCTTTGTTGTTTGTTTTTAGTGTAGATAACAATCCTGGAGCAACAAAAAAGTCTTTATATAAATCGACAGTATAGTTGTCTTGTTTTGATATTGAATAGAAATCAGTTGCTAAGGCTTCAACAGAGATATTATAACTGATGGCTTTTAGTTTTGGAAGATATTTCCCTCCATCTCCTCTATCGACGTTTAATCGTACTCTGGCTGAAGACTTTAAAAGTGCATTGGCTTCAATTGTTTTTAAAATTTCGGACTCTAAGAATTCCATAGTAAAGTTCATAGGGATTTCCATGCGCATAATACGCATAGAAGCCATAAGTCTGAAATAATGGTCTTCCCAAAACAACAATTTACCATGCACTGCTTTTATAGTTTCAAATACAGCATCGCCATATTTATAACCTCTATTTTCGCTAGTGATAAAATTTGAATCTTCTATTAAATTACCGTTGAGATTTATCATAAAAAAAGTCTCGATTAAACATCGAGACAAATATAAAACTTATATAAGTTAGAAGTCTTAAGCGGAACCTAAAACTTGTTTTAAATCTGAAATTTGATTATCCCAAAGCATTTTAGCCTCTTCTAATTCATCTTCTTCTGTAAAATCTGTAACGATAATAGACACGTCTTTAGTTATTTCATCAACTTGAATTCTAATTTCGAAGAAGTAATTATCGCCTTCCTCTTCATCTGTTACCCATCTAAATTTGATTCGTTCACCACTTTTTTTACTCAATAATTTTGCCGTTTCTTCAGAGTCATCCCAAATAAAAGTGAATACTTCACCTCTAGAATTTACATTATCAGAAAACCATTCGGATAAGCCTGAAGGTGTTGATATATATTGATATAAAAGTTGAGGAGATGCATGTATTGGAAACTCCATTTCGAACTTGACTTTATCTTCCATTTGTATTTTTATTATAAGGCTCAATATATACAATTAATTGATGAGTATAAAACTAAACTGTAAAAAAATATTTTAATCATTTAATGTTTGTTGCCATAGATTTTGTTTTTATATTTGCACCCGAAATTATGGCGAGGTAGCTCAGTTGGTTAGAGCGTTGGATTCATAACCCAGAGGTCACGAGTTCAAATCTCGTTCTCGCTACAACATCTTAATTATGTGAAAATTAACGGTTTAGTTCACTCTAAACCGTTTTTTTATGCTTACATTAAATAAAGTCATTACCTTTGAATATGATTTAGAACACGATTCAGAACACGATTTGTCACACAAAAAAGATTTTTCGGCTCCAAAAATTTATACCGCTAACGGCGATTTATCGAAGCGTTGGTATGTATATTTCTCATTTAGAGACCCTGAGACCAAAAAGCTAAAACGACAAAAAAATATTTACGGAAATGCTAATTCTTTTAAAAATAAAGAAGATCGTTTAGCTCTATTATCTCGTTATCGCAGACGGCTTTTAAAACTGCTTCAGGAAGGTTATAATCCATCTTTTAATAATACGGAACTCTACAAGTCTAAATTAATTAAGAAAGGCACAGCTAACGGTTCTCAAGACAGTTCTAAAAAAGAACTCCTTCCGCAAATTAAATATCCCAAGACAACTGTTAACAAAGTTGAAACTAATAGCACGACTAAAACCATAGAAGACGTTGATACTAATGATTCTGGTATGACGCTTAGAGAAGCCTTAGACTTCAGTTTAAAAATCAAAGAAAAGGAAATTAGCCCTAGATCACATATAGATTATAAATACACAACCAATGCATTGGTTAAATGGATTAAAGAAAATCGCCCTAAACTAAAAACAATTAATCAGTTTGATAAAAAAGCTGCTTTAGATTTTTTAAATGCAGTACTACTCAGATCAAGTGCTAGAAATAGAAATAATTATAGACTTAATTTAAGTAGTTTATTTCAGGTATTGGAGGATAATGAACTTATCCCATCCAATCCAATCAAAAAAATCAATGCCTTAAGAAGTATTCCAAAACGGAACAAGTCTTATTCAACAAAAGAGCATACAAAGATTTTTGAATATCTAAAAAAAGAAGACCCATTACTCCTACTGTATATAAAGTTTATTAGCTATAATTTTTTAAGACCTGTTGAAGTATGTCGATTAAAAATAAAAGATATCAATCTTGAAGACAAAACAATGCAGTTTAAAGCCAAAAACAGTCCATTAAAAACTAAACTAATTCCGAAGAAAATAATTGATGAACTTCCTGATTTATCAAAATTAGATCCTGAATTTTATTTATTCACACCTATAAAGATTGGAGGTAAATGGAATACTACTGATACAAATAAAAGCACCTACTTTTCTAAACGCTATAGAACGGTTGTAAAAGATCATTTTAATTTAGATAAGAATCAGACCTTATACA is part of the Psychroserpens ponticola genome and encodes:
- a CDS encoding HU family DNA-binding protein, translated to MNKTDLINGMAENAGITKAAAKKALDSLLIDIEGSLQKGNRVSLVGFGSWSVSRRSAREGRNPQTGKTIQIKAKNVVKFKAGSDLGKAVN
- a CDS encoding START-like domain-containing protein; protein product: MEDKVKFEMEFPIHASPQLLYQYISTPSGLSEWFSDNVNSRGEVFTFIWDDSEETAKLLSKKSGERIKFRWVTDEEEGDNYFFEIRIQVDEITKDVSIIVTDFTEEDELEEAKMLWDNQISDLKQVLGSA
- a CDS encoding aminotransferase class IV, with amino-acid sequence MINLNGNLIEDSNFITSENRGYKYGDAVFETIKAVHGKLLFWEDHYFRLMASMRIMRMEIPMNFTMEFLESEILKTIEANALLKSSARVRLNVDRGDGGKYLPKLKAISYNISVEALATDFYSISKQDNYTVDLYKDFFVAPGLLSTLKTNNKAINVLGSIYADENGWENCLLLNTNKNVVEALNGNLFVVSGETIKTPPLEDGCLKGIMRKQLIEVIVNSGDYVIEEASISPFELQKADELFLSNVITGIQPILKYRKKEFVTTIAEDIIRRLNIKLRVS
- a CDS encoding RecQ family ATP-dependent DNA helicase yields the protein MSHPINILERYWNHTSFRPLQEDIINAVLNNEDTFVLLPTGGGKSICFQIPALIKEGICIVVSPLVALMKDQVKSLKDKGIKAMAITSGISYKELDTLLDNCIYGNYKFLYVSPERLQQDIVKHRIQQMNVNLIAVDEAHCISQWGNDFRPAYKNISLLRELQPSVNIIALTATAKPKVIDETIVELDFIAPKIFKASFSRPNIAYKVVYSEDKLYDLERLLKAHKGASIIYVRSRKLTIEIHEQLEKLGFSSTFFHGGIPTKDKQVRLDQWMNNQKEIMVATTAFGMGIDKPDVKTVFHINLPESLESYYQEAGRAGRNNENAFAILLTNKSDEQRLKSQFINTLPSVDYIKAVYRKLCNYFQISYGEGEFSSHQFNFNTFCKTYDFKTTQTFNTLQILDRNSIIKLSQQFNYKTTLQFIISSAALFAYLERHKHIELIIKSILRTYGGIFEHTLAINLTLIAGKTATTEKQIIAVLQQLDRDDVVDFMYSNTDSEIVFLQPREDDKTINRIITIVEQQQDLKRLQVNEVLKYIENNSVCKQLQLLNYFGEDSVETCGKCSVCIANSKSKNSSDIKTIQKHIISILTNKNCNSRQLTEALPYKDTEIFDVLKLLLEHQIIETTPSNTYKIK
- a CDS encoding tyrosine-type recombinase/integrase, whose product is MLTLNKVITFEYDLEHDSEHDLSHKKDFSAPKIYTANGDLSKRWYVYFSFRDPETKKLKRQKNIYGNANSFKNKEDRLALLSRYRRRLLKLLQEGYNPSFNNTELYKSKLIKKGTANGSQDSSKKELLPQIKYPKTTVNKVETNSTTKTIEDVDTNDSGMTLREALDFSLKIKEKEISPRSHIDYKYTTNALVKWIKENRPKLKTINQFDKKAALDFLNAVLLRSSARNRNNYRLNLSSLFQVLEDNELIPSNPIKKINALRSIPKRNKSYSTKEHTKIFEYLKKEDPLLLLYIKFISYNFLRPVEVCRLKIKDINLEDKTMQFKAKNSPLKTKLIPKKIIDELPDLSKLDPEFYLFTPIKIGGKWNTTDTNKSTYFSKRYRTVVKDHFNLDKNQTLYSFRHTFITILYKSLLKGSSPHAAKSELMNITGHNSMDALEKYLRGVDATLPNDYSKHFDND
- a CDS encoding YqgE/AlgH family protein — translated: MITIKPKKGDLLIAEPSIIGDLSFNRSVILLADYNSQGSIGFILNKPLEYTLQDLIPETQADFKVFNGGPVEQDNLYFIHQVPELIPDSIEISLGIFWGGNFDVVLKLLEENKLSNSDIRFFLGYSGWDSQQLENELLSNSWIITKNVYKEELIEKCCETFWKEKMLELGGNYQLWSNAPENPSYN
- the fmt gene encoding methionyl-tRNA formyltransferase, translating into MSNDTLRIVFMGTPDFAVATLKTLVDANYNIVGVITAPDKPAGRGRKLNESAVKKYAQSEGLNILQPTNLKAESFLEELKALEANLQIIVAFRMLPEVVWSMPKHGTFNLHASLLPNYRGAAPIHWAIINGETKTGVTTFFIDEKIDTGAMILQEEITIEPDETVGTLHDKLMEIGSKLVLKTVQLIEDDAVETTIQPNTEELKTAYKLNKGNCKIDWTLPIDDIYNKIRGLNPFPSAWSDLNNENETVTVKIFKIEKEVETHHLDIGTLLSNKNELKVAVTDGFINIIEIQLPGKRKMNIKSLLNGYHFDKNAKLL